A genomic segment from Manduca sexta isolate Smith_Timp_Sample1 unplaced genomic scaffold, JHU_Msex_v1.0 HiC_scaffold_1459, whole genome shotgun sequence encodes:
- the LOC119191399 gene encoding uncharacterized protein LOC119191399, translating into MMFKFSVLLMVCTECIYRVTGASFSRVYVQNGQEVVPLEYVQYGAPAVSIPGPQLAQISAAPVGSLLPVASSHHLINPCGAPCVYPGSAIASVAQAVSPTPNFITYKANVPAVVETSEEPTGYEYSYVVYDDGTGDHKTQHESSDGAVVRGQYSFLQPDGYVREVHYTADDLKDFNAVVKKFLPANVEVKDESKEEHLPHIPCHDVNHGSVKTSGHQENHEDHHYHEPNTKETHHKTQEVASSDESHDEKHNEENHKSVEDTHSPKESNEKPNEALTKASAESSAESESSEKSIETQEIHKEHLNEPHHEHEVDGEHKIHEIFETTEHESMRGPDYQDIIKCIQKSIDSKDQMPTPLAYIVLKIHANYN; encoded by the exons ATGATGTTCAAA ttttcaGTATTGTTGATGGTGTGTACTGAGTGTATATATAGAGTTACCGGGGCATCGTTCTCCAGAGTGTACGTTCAAAATGGCCAAGAAGTCGTTCCGTTGGAATATGTTCAATATGGCGCGCCAGCAGTGTCAATACCTGGACCACAACTAGCACAAATATCTGCGGCACCAGTTGGCTCATTGCTTCCAGTTGCGTCATCACACCATCTGATCAATCCATGTGGCGCACCTTGCGTCTATCCAGGATCGGCAATTGCTTCAGTAGCTCAGGCAGTATCTCCCACTCCTAACTTCATAACATATAAAGCGAACGTTCCAGCTGTTGTAGAAACTAGTGAG GAACCAACTGGTTACGAATATTCTTATGTCGTTTATGATGACGGTACTGGTGATCACAAAACACAACACGAATCAAGCGACGGCGCAGTAGTACGGGGTCAATACTCGTTTCTCCAGCCCGACGGCTACGTACGGGAAGTACATTATACAGCTGATGACTTAAAAGA TTTTAACGCTGTCGTCAAAAAGTTCTTGCCCGCCAATGTGGAAGTAAAAGACGAATCTAAAGAAGAACACCTCCCGCATATACCATGCCATGATGTTAACCACGGATCTGTTAAAACATCAGGACATCAGGAAAATCATGAAGATCATCACTATCATGAACCGAATACGAAAGAAACTCATCACAAAACACAGGAAGTAGCTTCCAGTGACGAAAGTCATGATGAGAAACACAATGAAGAGAATCACAAGTCTGTCGAAGACACTCATTCTCCAAAAGAATCAAATGAGAAGCCAAACGAAGCATTAACAAAAGCATCGGCAGAGAGTAGTGCTGAATCAGAATCGTCAGAAAAAAGTATTGAGACACaagaaattcacaaagaacattTAAATGAACCGCATCATGAACATGAAGTCGATGGTGAACACAAAATACACGAAATTTTCGAAACGACAGAACACGAATCCATGAGGGGTCCTGATTACCAAGACATAATCAAATGTATCCAAAAATCAATAGACAGTAAAGATCAGATGCCAACACCACTAGCATATATCGTTCTGAAAATCCATGCTAATTATAACTAA